Sequence from the Acetonema longum DSM 6540 genome:
CCTAAAGATTACTTTGGAAATAAATGGTATAAATGACGTAGATAAATCGCAGATATAATTTTATGATTGGTATACTAATTTTTGGGTATAAATTTTCAACATAACCGTTAAAACAGTACGCGTTGGTGGTATAATAAGTAATATAGTTATATATGCATCATATTAGCATTTTCTACTGCATGGTAAATTATTCAATGAAGGTATTTAAAAAACCTAGCGGTATTATTATTAATGAAAAATTGGAGAGATATTATGAAGGTTTCGAGAATACGAATTGAAAACCTTAAGCGATTTAAGACTTTAGATATTGATGTTAGAAACAAAATGACAGGGGATATTGCCAATCAGTTTCTGATTCTTGGTGATAATGGAACGGGTAAAACTACTGTATTACAGGCAGTGGCATTATGTTTATCAATGATATCTGGAAAAATAAGAAGTATATCAGAATTTGATTGGCAGGGTTGGGTACCAGGTCGTTACGAAAAGTGGGGTAAACCTTTAATCGAACTGGATATTCATTTTTCGGATGAGGAAATACAGACAACTAGGACGGTTGCCCAAAAATGGTTGGAACTTAGAAAGCCGCCTAGTAAAGTACTTCCTGGTGAAAGAAAAATGCTTACGGTCCGCCTACATGGAGAATGGATCGAGGCAGAAGATGAAGCAGGCAAAAAGAAGAAAGAATACTTATATCAATTCAAAGGTAGATTTTATGCTGCAGATTTAATCAAAACGTCATATTGGGCAAGGGATTATTTTCCTAAGCTGCCTGGGCTGTTTTGGTTTGACCAATATAGAAACCTGGCAACTTCACCACTTCAGGAGGTAGAAGAAAATCAGTCAGGAAGAGTATCATATGATATCGGGGTTGCACGCCTACGCCGCTATTTAAACGGTTGGAAATTAAATCAGTTAGCTGGAGAAGATGGCGGTCCAGATTGGCTACAGGAGCTTGAGAATAGTTACAAAAAGGTTTTTCCAGGAAGATCATTTCGCGGATTAGAACCCATGTTCAAGTCTGGTAATCCCACTCCAGAGGAATACTATTTCACCCTATCGGATGGTAACAGAAGCTATGATATAGAAGAAATGTCAGCTGGTGAGCAGTCGATATTCCCTATGCTATTTGAATTTGTTCGGATGCAGATAAGGAACTCGGTAGTGCTCATAGATGAAGTTGACCTAAACCTTCACCCTCCATTGGCACAGTCCCTTCTTAACTCATTGCCGAATATTGGTTTGGATTGCCAATTCTTGCTTACAACGCACTCCGAATCGATTTCATCACTATGCAGTCCCGAAGAGATTTATCGCCTTAGTGGAGGTAAATTATGCCTGTAAGTATACTATTCTGTGAAGGAGGGCCGGGTAGTCCGGACGTTCGTGTTTTAGGAAAGCTTCTTGGAGGGACATGCGAAGTTAAGCCCCTAGGAGGTAAATATGGGATGGGGGAGAGAATTGTAGCGCGCAGAGAAGCATTAGGAAGAGATACTGTTTATGGAATTTTGGATGGAGATTTTATAAAAGATTGTATTATTCCTATTAATAAGCCTAGGCGATGGGACGCAGATCATGGCAGAATACATTTTGGATGGCGCTGGGAGCGGAAAGAGATAGAAAATTATTTGTTAGATCCATTGGTTATAGAGCGAGCTCTTGGGAATAGTATCATTAATATGAAAGATTATACTCAAGAACTAAAACATGCTAGCGAAACTATCTCCATTTATCAAGCGGCCCGAACCGCCCTTGCATCTAATCGACGCCGGCTCTCGAATCTAAGTTCAGCGTTTGGATTAGAACGGGGCAAGGAAAAACACTTGTTCCCAGAAAAACTTGATGAAATCTCATGTGTAGATGGCATTTGTGAAACAATAGATTATTACACAGCAACCCAAGGAATTCAAAAAGATATTGTATTAAAATCTTTTACTCAGTACAAGCAGGAATGTTAACAGCAAGGAACTCGTTGCCAGCATTTTTTATATTTTTACTCAGGTAAAGATTTGTTATGGGCTATGGATACTTGGTTAAAGAACAATAGCCTCATTGGTGGTTGGGCATTTCGT
This genomic interval carries:
- a CDS encoding AAA family ATPase, whose protein sequence is MKVSRIRIENLKRFKTLDIDVRNKMTGDIANQFLILGDNGTGKTTVLQAVALCLSMISGKIRSISEFDWQGWVPGRYEKWGKPLIELDIHFSDEEIQTTRTVAQKWLELRKPPSKVLPGERKMLTVRLHGEWIEAEDEAGKKKKEYLYQFKGRFYAADLIKTSYWARDYFPKLPGLFWFDQYRNLATSPLQEVEENQSGRVSYDIGVARLRRYLNGWKLNQLAGEDGGPDWLQELENSYKKVFPGRSFRGLEPMFKSGNPTPEEYYFTLSDGNRSYDIEEMSAGEQSIFPMLFEFVRMQIRNSVVLIDEVDLNLHPPLAQSLLNSLPNIGLDCQFLLTTHSESISSLCSPEEIYRLSGGKLCL